The nucleotide sequence CTGCCGCAAATAACGCGCTTATACCAGGAACGACTTCACACTCTATACCCTCCTCTTCTAACTTGTCTATCTGTTCCCTGATGGCACTGAATAGTGCTGGGTCACCATCATGAAGTCTAATAGCGAACTTTCCGTTCTTTGCTCTATCCCTTAGAATTTCGAATATCTTTTCTCGATCTATTTTTGCCGCATCCACTAATTCCGCGCGTTTCTTTGCATAGCCCAACAACTTGGGATTGAGCAAGGAGCCAGAATACACTATTACATCTGCAGTTTCGATCATCCTTTTCGCCTTGAGGGTAACCAACTCTGGATCACCGGGGCCGGCGCCAACAAAGCATACTTTAGGTTTGCTCACGTTTTACCACCATGATTGAAAAGTATTTTTCTGCAGGCTCACCTGTCGTAACATCCTTTAATTTTGATACTTTTACAACTTCACCCTCTGCTGATACATTCTGGGCAATTGCAATAATTGAATCATCGGAAAATCCAGACTTTTTCAACATTTCTATAACACTATTGAAATACCTGCCATCTTTAAGAAATATCACTGTATCACAAGAACTGGCTGTCGACTTTACCCTCTCAAGGTCGTAACATGCTGGAACAATGGCCAAGGTTTCCTCACCCTCCGCCAAACTGATCTTAGCTTGCGACGCAAAAGCAAACATAGATGCAACACCTGGAATCACTTCCACTTCGATCAAGGGGTACCTATCTCTCAGCTCCTTATGGATATAGGTAAACGTGCTGTATAGCGATGGATCTCCAACGGTGAGGTAAGCTACTGCCTTACCCTCATTACACTTGTTTGCTATCTGATCGGCATTTTCCCTCCATGTTTTTTGTAGCGTTGCCTTGTCCTTCACCATCGGAAAAATAAGATTTATTATTTCTGGTCTATCTTTTCTCTCGTTCACTATAGGCTTTACAATTGAGAGTGCGATGCTATCTCTTCCGACTCTTGACGTCGGGCAGAAGATAGTATCCGCCGTTCTGATGATATTAGCAGCTTTAAGAGTCAAAAGTTCCGGATCGCCTGGACCACAGCCTACACAAAACAGTTTAGACTTCATAGCTTTAACATAATTTCATGTATTATTTAAACTGAAATCATGGCTTCTCAGCAGCTATTATTATAACGGGATTTCTTGCCAGCATCATTGTACCTGTGGTGACCTTTCTGCTTTTTGCTACCGTGATTTGCGTTACATCCACATTTGCTAGCTTCAGTTCATCAACTGCCTTAAGAGAATGATACATAGTTTCAATAAGTATCGTATCTATTACAACCCTTCCCCCACTCTTCATTTTTGCATATGCTAGTTTGATTATATCATAAGTATCACCACCAGTTCCACCTATGAATATGGCATCAACATCTGGCAATCTAGCAATAATGTCCTGTGCCCTTGCATGAATTATCTCTATATTTTCTACATTGAATTTACCAACATTTTTTCTTGTTAACGCTACAGCAGTTTTATCCTGATCTATTGCATACACCTTGCCACTTGGGGAAACAAGTATTGCAGCCTCTATAGCTATGCTTCCACTGCCACAGCCAATGTCTATAACAGTTGATCCGTTATTCAGTCTGGCTTTGCTTAAGGCGATTACTCTAACCTCTTCCTTTGTGATTGGAACGTTATCTTCACGTTCAAACATCTCATCTGGTATGCCAGGAGTCCTAAACTTCCACAATTCACATCACTTCATGAAACGTGCATTTACCCTGTCTGTTCCGCAAGTGCAAACGTGTTGTACAGTATCCATACAAATAGGAACATGAACACATATCCTCCCATACCAGTAGTTACCATCTTTCTGTAATCTGTTGGAGGCAAATGCTTCCCAATGGAGAACCTCGCAGCTAGGTATGAAATAAAGTAGATCATGAAACCTATTCCTATACCTCTGAACGCCTGAGGATTGTAACTTAAATAGCCCAAAGCACCAGCTATTATACCAGCTAGTACACCAAATCCTATTCTCATCCAGAAAATCTTGTCTATTGGGCCCAACGCTTTTCTTGCTTCTCTGTATATGGACTCGGTTTAATTACTTTTGGTCGAGCGTAACAGTATAATCTTAGCATCGGTATGCAATGAATATGGAATTATCTGGTATAGAGTTACATTATCTTGTGAAGGAAATAAAGAAGCGAGCTTGTATCGGGTATTACGTTAGCAATATCTACAGCATCACCCGAGATTCCATTCAGCTAAAACTCCATCATCCTACTCAACCGGATATTATGTTAATGATATCCAGCAAGGGAATTTGGATGAGTAAATTCAAGTTCGATTCTATTGAACAGGCAGAACTAGCTAATACGTTGCGAAATGAAATCATGCGTGCTAGGCTTGATGACGTAGAACAGTTTGGGAGTGAAAGAATAGTTATGTTGAAATTCGTATTTGATGACAAAACTAGGTATCTGGTCGCAGAATTCTTTGCGGGCAGCAACATTATTCTATGCGATGAATCAATGAAGATACTCACGCTACTACGTCCGATAGAGGTAAGACATAGAGTATTGAAAGTTGGTGTGCCATACACATATCCTCCAAGACGAGGAATGGACGTGTTTGAGTTGAAACTCGAGGATCTCAAAGCATTGCGTTCTTCCAATCTTGATGTTGCTAGATGGGTTGGAAGGAATATAGCATTACCAAAAAGGTTTGTTGAAGAGGTTATTCATGAATCATCCATAGACATAAAAAAGAAGGGCATTGAACTTAGAGAAGAAGATGTAAACACACTTTACAACAAAATAGTAAAGTTGGTTACTGATGTTTGCGATGGCAACCATAAGCCAGTTTTGGTAATGCAGGCGAACATTCCAGTAGATGCGTCCCCTTTGCCCCTTCGCAACCTAGGAACAGTAACACCTGCTGATAGTTATATGGAAGCTATCGATATGGTTCTTAGTAACCATCTGAAACGCATAGGAGAGAGCATAAAGAGTGAAGAGTTTGAAAGTAAGATAAAGGAGCTGGAAAGGGCGCTTGATGAGCAGGAGAAGGCGAGGAAAACATTAATCGAAAGATCAGCAGAAATGCGCAGATTTGCTGGTTCGTTGACTGACATCTCAAGGCGAGGAATAGATGATATAACTAATCCAGCTGTTAAAGAGCTAATAAAAAATGAGTTTACAGTGGAAGAAGAATACGGTCTAACAATGTTAAGCATCATGGGCGAAAAAATCGCAATAAGAAACCCAAGGATCGCATCCGTAGTGTCAGTCATTTACGATAGGGCAAAACAACTTGAGAGTGGCGTGAAGTCAATTGATAGTGCAAAGGACAAGTTACTTAAGGAGCTTCAAAAAGCTAGGCGGTTTTCTGAGACTGCAAGGCAGAAGGTTAGAGTAATACAGCGCGAAGGAAGAGAGTGGTACGAACGTTACCGATGGTTCTATACTACAGATGGTTTGCTTGCTGTTGGCGGTAGAGACGCATCATCAAATTCGGCACTAGTTAGGAGGCATCTAACAGACAACGACATCATATTTCATGCAGAGGTTCACGGCTCTCCATTTTTCATATTGAAGAATGCTAGAGGTGTTGAGGTAAACAGCATACAGGAGGTTGCACAGGCAACTGTTAGCTTCAGCAGGGCATGGAAGGACGGAATTGTTAGTGCAGATGCTTATTGGGTGCGTTCAGAACATGTGAAGGTCGCTGCCCCAAGTGGGCAGTTCCTTCCCAAAGGCTCATTTGTGATAGAGGGAAAGCGCAATTACATAAGGAGTCTTGAGTTGAAGCTTGCAGTGGGACTGGTAAAAGTGAAAGGAGGGCTTAGGGTTATGTGCGGTGCGCCTGACGCCGTTAAAAAAGGTTCGCATGTTTATGCTTTAATTACACCAAACAACCTGAGTGTTTCAGATGCTGCTAAGAAGATCAAATCGGAATTTGTGAAGCATGTAGACACTGAAACTGCTGAATTTGTTAAGCACATAGATCTAGATGATATAATAAGAGCTCTGCCGAGCGGAGGATGTAAGGTAATAGAAACGTCTATAGGTGATAATGCGTTGCAACACAATGATTAAAAGTAAGAATAGAGGAGCATGGGTATGAGCAGAGACGAACATATAACTTCTCCAGTAATGGTAAAGGATATCATGAACAGCCCAGTGATAACAGCGTCACCAAATGATAATGTTAAGACAATAGCGGAAAGGATGAGCAAATCAGGTGTCGGTAGCGTCGTGGTAGTTGAGGACGGTAAGCCCGTAGGTGTTGTAAGCGATGGTGACATTGTATCCAGAGCTGTTGCTAAAGATTCTATGCCAAGCAAAGTTCTTGCCAAGGATATCATGCAGCCCTTGCAGGTGATAGATAGCGAAGCAAGCATACTGGAAGCCGCAAGGCTTTTGCGCAAATATAAGGTTAAACGTTTGGGTGTGATGTATAAGAACCAGCTCACAGGCATAGTTTCCACTTCAGATGTTATAGCTGTGACGCCTGAACTTGTGGATGTAGTTTCGGAGAAGGCCAGTATAATGAAGGGTGAGTTTGGCAGAAAGCCAAGCTTGGTATCAGGATACTGTGACGAGTGTAATCAATGGTCAGACTACTTACAGTACGTTGATGGCAGCTTTATATGCGAGGAGTGTAGAGGAGAGGTTCCTTCAAGAGAGCAACGATGAGCTCTGTTCGTTTTATCGCTGATGGTATGTTGGGAAGTTTAGCAAGAAAACTGCGTATGTTTGGTTTTGATACATTATACTATAATGATATAGAGGATGAGAAACTACTTGCTATTGGAAGGCAGGAAGATAGAACGCTGCTGACCCGTGATAAGAGCTTATTTCAAAGAGCAGTAAAGGCAGGTATAAGCAGTATGCTACTAGAGGGTATAGATGACGTTGATTACATGGTACATGTTATGAAAAACAGTGGCATTAGATCCGTTGAATTCGTACCGGCAAAATCCAGATGCCCGTTATGCAACGGCGAAATAGATATGCGTGACATTGGTTCTTTAGACAAATCAATTCCAAAAAAAGTGGTTGATACTCATACAAGGTTCTATGTCTGCAAAAAATGTGGTAAAGTTTACTGGGAAGGTAGTCATTTTACAAAACTACAACAATTCGGACTTGACGTGATGAGGCGGTTGAACAATGCTTCTTAATGAACAGGACGGATCTGAATTAATAAAACTAGCCAGAGATGCTATTGAGTGCTATCTATCTAGAAAAATACAGATAACTGCTCCAGATAGTATCATGAAGAAGTACGGTGAAAAGGCTGGCGTATTCGTTACTCTTAATTCTTTAACAAATGAATCGGAAGAACTCAGGGGATGCATTGGTTTTCCAACGCCAGAAAGAAATCTGTATGATGCTGTAATTAACGCTGCAATTGCGTCTGCAACTAGCGATCCTAGATTCAAACCTATTACAAATGAAGAACTTGATAAAATTACACTTGAGATAAGCGTGTTGACACCACCAGAGCTTATCAATGTAAGGGACCCGAGGGAGTATAAAGAGAAGATAAAAGTTGGTAGAGACGGTCTTATCGTACATTGGCGTTATGGCTCAGGTCTATTGCTACCACAGGTTCCAATTGAATACGGGTGGGACGAGGAACGCTTTTTATGTGAAACATGTGTCAAGGCAGGCACACTTCCAGACTGCTGGTTCTATGAAGACACAAAAGTATACAGATTTGAAGCTATAGTGTTTAAGGAAGTGGAGCCTAGAGGAAAAGTAATGAGGGTTCCTCTTAGCGTGAAGTGATCTTATGTACTCAAATGACAAAGCATTTAATTCCTAAAAGTAGTGGATATGTATGGGCAGTAACAAGATCTGTGTTTCGTTAGGCACAAATGATGTCAGTGTACTGAAAATGATGGTCAACGAATCTTTAAACAATAACACAGATTATCTGGAGATAAGATTTGACTTTTTTGATAAAGCAGCTTTGAATGACGCGTTGGAAATTGTTTTGGATCATAAAGATCGGTCAGTATTCACCTGTAGATCACCCAAGGAAGGAGGGAAGTATAATGGTACTGAGGCAGATAGAGTAACCATGTTGAGAAGATTAGCAGCATTCAGACCCATGCTGTTGGATGTAGAATACTGTACAATGAAGGAGAATGAGGATTTACTGGATCAGTTTACAGCATTGAATTGCGACATTCTCGTATCATGGCATAATTTTGAAGATATGCCAGATAGAAACGAACTTGCGAACATGATGAATATGATGAGGGTCTATAGTAATAACATAAAGATAGTTTGCACTGCAAAGACTATAGATGACAGCATTTCTATACTGAAACTGTACGAACATGCAAAAATCGGCGGGACAAATCTGATTGCCTTCTGCATGGGTGAACATGGCATTCTTTCCAGAGTGCTATGCACATATGCAGGTGCACCATTTACATATGCAAGTCTTACAGGAGCATTGGC is from Nitrososphaerales archaeon and encodes:
- the cobI gene encoding precorrin-2 C(20)-methyltransferase yields the protein MKSKLFCVGCGPGDPELLTLKAANIIRTADTIFCPTSRVGRDSIALSIVKPIVNERKDRPEIINLIFPMVKDKATLQKTWRENADQIANKCNEGKAVAYLTVGDPSLYSTFTYIHKELRDRYPLIEVEVIPGVASMFAFASQAKISLAEGEETLAIVPACYDLERVKSTASSCDTVIFLKDGRYFNSVIEMLKKSGFSDDSIIAIAQNVSAEGEVVKVSKLKDVTTGEPAEKYFSIMVVKREQT
- the cbiT gene encoding precorrin-6Y C5,15-methyltransferase (decarboxylating) subunit CbiT; translated protein: MWKFRTPGIPDEMFEREDNVPITKEEVRVIALSKARLNNGSTVIDIGCGSGSIAIEAAILVSPSGKVYAIDQDKTAVALTRKNVGKFNVENIEIIHARAQDIIARLPDVDAIFIGGTGGDTYDIIKLAYAKMKSGGRVVIDTILIETMYHSLKAVDELKLANVDVTQITVAKSRKVTTGTMMLARNPVIIIAAEKP
- the rqcH gene encoding ribosome rescue protein RqcH, producing the protein MELSGIELHYLVKEIKKRACIGYYVSNIYSITRDSIQLKLHHPTQPDIMLMISSKGIWMSKFKFDSIEQAELANTLRNEIMRARLDDVEQFGSERIVMLKFVFDDKTRYLVAEFFAGSNIILCDESMKILTLLRPIEVRHRVLKVGVPYTYPPRRGMDVFELKLEDLKALRSSNLDVARWVGRNIALPKRFVEEVIHESSIDIKKKGIELREEDVNTLYNKIVKLVTDVCDGNHKPVLVMQANIPVDASPLPLRNLGTVTPADSYMEAIDMVLSNHLKRIGESIKSEEFESKIKELERALDEQEKARKTLIERSAEMRRFAGSLTDISRRGIDDITNPAVKELIKNEFTVEEEYGLTMLSIMGEKIAIRNPRIASVVSVIYDRAKQLESGVKSIDSAKDKLLKELQKARRFSETARQKVRVIQREGREWYERYRWFYTTDGLLAVGGRDASSNSALVRRHLTDNDIIFHAEVHGSPFFILKNARGVEVNSIQEVAQATVSFSRAWKDGIVSADAYWVRSEHVKVAAPSGQFLPKGSFVIEGKRNYIRSLELKLAVGLVKVKGGLRVMCGAPDAVKKGSHVYALITPNNLSVSDAAKKIKSEFVKHVDTETAEFVKHIDLDDIIRALPSGGCKVIETSIGDNALQHND
- a CDS encoding CBS domain-containing protein; the protein is MSRDEHITSPVMVKDIMNSPVITASPNDNVKTIAERMSKSGVGSVVVVEDGKPVGVVSDGDIVSRAVAKDSMPSKVLAKDIMQPLQVIDSEASILEAARLLRKYKVKRLGVMYKNQLTGIVSTSDVIAVTPELVDVVSEKASIMKGEFGRKPSLVSGYCDECNQWSDYLQYVDGSFICEECRGEVPSREQR
- a CDS encoding Mut7-C RNAse domain-containing protein translates to MSSVRFIADGMLGSLARKLRMFGFDTLYYNDIEDEKLLAIGRQEDRTLLTRDKSLFQRAVKAGISSMLLEGIDDVDYMVHVMKNSGIRSVEFVPAKSRCPLCNGEIDMRDIGSLDKSIPKKVVDTHTRFYVCKKCGKVYWEGSHFTKLQQFGLDVMRRLNNAS
- a CDS encoding TIGR00296 family protein, with translation MLLNEQDGSELIKLARDAIECYLSRKIQITAPDSIMKKYGEKAGVFVTLNSLTNESEELRGCIGFPTPERNLYDAVINAAIASATSDPRFKPITNEELDKITLEISVLTPPELINVRDPREYKEKIKVGRDGLIVHWRYGSGLLLPQVPIEYGWDEERFLCETCVKAGTLPDCWFYEDTKVYRFEAIVFKEVEPRGKVMRVPLSVK
- the aroD gene encoding type I 3-dehydroquinate dehydratase, encoding MGSNKICVSLGTNDVSVLKMMVNESLNNNTDYLEIRFDFFDKAALNDALEIVLDHKDRSVFTCRSPKEGGKYNGTEADRVTMLRRLAAFRPMLLDVEYCTMKENEDLLDQFTALNCDILVSWHNFEDMPDRNELANMMNMMRVYSNNIKIVCTAKTIDDSISILKLYEHAKIGGTNLIAFCMGEHGILSRVLCTYAGAPFTYASLTGALAPGQLTIRQMLAIYDRLSEKAELSNYDVWKNWNDFSELLNIIHEASRLHLGND